GAGGTCATCAGATATATTTTGTGCGGTGCACAATATTTGGCTTGACGGCGAGGGGGTGAGTTCGTATTTATATTGCGATTGCGAAGAGCATTCGCAGCAAGCATAGCAACCAGACAGTGACCTGAGATGAGTAACGTCGAAAAAACTTCTACCGCAACGCAAGCGGACGCTGCCAAAGCGACTGCTCCGGGCGCCTCCAAGGGCGCATCGGTCCAGGCGAAAGCGGTGAAGGCGACTGCAAAGGCGAGCCCGGCCAAACCGAAGACGGCGACCAAGCCGAAATCGGTTCCGGCCAAAAAGGCCGCGCCGAAGAAGTCGACGGCGGCCGTGAAATCCTCGCCGTCTAACCCCGCCCCCAAGGCGACCGCCTCGGCTCAGACGCCCAAGCCGGCCGCCCGTGCATCAAAGAGCTTTGCCATGAACGATACCATTGAGAGCATGACCGCCTCGAGCAATGAAGCGCTCAAGGAAGGTTTCGAGAAGACGCTGAAATCGGTCACCGAGGCCAGCAACTTCCAGAAAGAAACCATCGACGCCCTGATCGCCTCGGCGACGGTCGCCGGCAAGGGTTTCGAGACCGCCAATGCCAACGCCGTGACCTATGCCAAATCGGCCGCTGAAGACGGCGTCGCCGTGGGCAAGAAGCTCGCGTCGGCCAAGTCTGTCCAGGAAGTCTTCGAGATCCAGTCCGAGTACACCAAGTCGGCGATGGATAACTATCTCGCCGAGATCAACAAGACCTCGGATCTCTTCTCCGACCTGTTCAAGAATTCCGTGAAGCCGCTGAACGATCGCGTCGCGGCCGCCATGGAACTCGCACAAGTTCAGCGCTGATCACCGCGCGACGACTGATTTTGAATTTTCCTCCCCGACTGGGCCCGGTGATCTGTCACCGGGCCCTTTTTTTTGTCGGCGTCGCCCTGTTGCGGGCAGTCTTGCCTTGTCGGCGTGGCCTTGTCGGCCGTCTTGGGATGGCGGATGACGATCACCCGGCGTCCAGTGCGTCCCGGCGCCGGTTTTCCGGCTGCATGGCGAAACGCTGGTGTCCTCCCCGACCGGGCCCGTTGTGGTCCGGCGGCTCCCCGTCGAATGCAGGGAGCGCCTTTTTAGGCCCTTCGCGGCGAAACGGGAAGCACGAATTTGTCGGGCGTGTTATTCTGGGGGACGGGCGGTGCTGCGGACCGTCCCTTTCCAAGTCCGGCGCGGATTCCTATCTGTGCTGATGAGTAGCGAAGTAATATTCGAGCACGATTAAAATATGACCGAACGAAAACATGACGATACTGGCGTTGAAGAGGGAACCGGCCTCGCAACGAAGACGCGGCCAGCCACGAAGAAACCATCGCTTTACCGTGTTCTGCTACTCAATGATGACTACACGCCTATGGAGTTCGTGGTCGAGGTTCTGGCCCGGATTTTCCGCAAGTCGCCCGAGGATGCAGCGCGAATCATGCTGCATGTTCATCAGAACGGTGTCGGAATGTGCGGCGTGTACACATATGAGGTTGCCGAGACAAAGGTAGCCCAGGTCATGGACGCCGCACGGCGGGCACAACACCCGCTCCAGTGCACAATGGAAAAGGAATAGAGTGGTGCCTTCATTCTCTTCAGACTTGGAAGACAGCCTGCACCGCGCTCTGGGATACGCCAATGAGCGTGGGCATGAATTTGCGACCCTGGAGCATCTCCTTCTTGCTCTTGTGGACGATCAGGACGGCGCAGCGGTGATGAAAGCCTGCGACGTTGATCTCGATGAACTTCGAGCGACCCTGACCGAGTATGTGGACAATGAACTCACCGAGCTTGTGGTCGACGATGATGAGGACGCAAAGCCGACCGCCGGTTTCCAGCGTGTCATCCAGCGCGCCGTGATCCATGTCCAGAATGCCGGGCGTGAAGAAGTCACTGGCGCCAACGTGCTGGTAGCCCTGTTTGCCGAGCGAGAGAGCCATGCGGCCTACTTCCTCGCCGAGCGGGACATGACTCGCTATGACGCGGTAAATTTCATCTCCCATGGCATCGGGCGCAAGCCGGGCGCGTCGGAAGAACGGGCCGTCCGCGGCACCGAACCGGCCGAAGAGCCTCAAAAGGATGGCGACGCGCTGACCGCCTATACGGTCAATCTGAACGAGAAGGCCCGCAATGGCGGTGTTGATCCGCTGATCGGCCGTGATTCAGAGGTCGAGCGTTGCGTTCAGGTCCTTTGCCGCCGTCGCAAGAATAATCCGCTTCTGGTTGGTGATCCGGGCGTTGGCAAGACCGCCATTGCCGAAGGGATTGCGCGCAAGATCGTCGAGAACCAGGTTCCCGATGTCCTCGAAGGCGCCACCATTTATTCGCTGGACATGGGATCGCTGCTGGCCGGGACCCGCTATCGCGGTGATTTCGAAGAGCGGGTGAAGCAGGTCGTCAAGGAACTCGAGGAAAAGGACAATGCCGTCCTCTTCATCGACGAGATTCACACCGTCATCGGTGCCGGCGCCACGTCGGGCGGTGCCATGGACGCGTCAAACCTGCTCAAGCCGGCGCTCCAGTCGGGCAATCTGCGCTGCATGGGGTCGACGACCTACAAGGAATATCGCCAGCATTTCGAAAAGGACCGGGCCCTGGTGCGCCGGTTCCAGAAGATCGATGTTGCCGAGCCGTCAGTGCCGGACGCGATCAAGATCCTGCAGGGTCTGAAGACGTATTTCGAGGACTTCCACGATGTCCGCTTCACCAATGACGCGCTGAAGTCGGCGGTCGAGCTTTCCTCGCGCTACATGGGTGATCGTAAACTGCCGGACAAGGCGATCGACGTCATCGACGAGGCCGGTGCGCAAATGCGCCTGCAGCCGGTGTCCAAGCGCAAGAAGACCATCGGTGTGAAAGAGGTCGAGGGCATTGTTGCCACGATGGCCCGCATCCCGCCGAAATCCGTGTCCAAGGATGACGAGCAGTCGCTGCGCAATCTGGAAACCGAGCTGAAGCATGTTGTCTTCGGCCAGGATGAGGCGATCAGCCAATTGTCCACGGCGATCAAACTGTCCCGTGCGGGGCTGCGCGAGCCGAACAAGCCGATTGGCTGTTATCTCTTCTCGGGACCGACCGGTGTCGGCAAGACCGAGGTGACAAAGCAGCTGGCGGATACGATGGGTGTGGAGCTGCAGCGGTTCGACATGTCTGAATACATGGAGCGCCATGCCGTTTCCCGCCTGATCGGCGCACCGCCCGGTTATGTCGGCTTCGACCAGGGCGGACTGTTGACCGATGGCATCGACCAGCATCCGCATTGCGTGCTGCTGCTCGACGAGATCGAGAAGGCCCATCCGGACCTGTTCAACATCCTCCTGCAGGTGATGGACAATGGCACGCTGACCGATACCAACGGCAAGAAGGTCGACTTCCGCAATGTCATCCTGGTGATGACGACCAATGCGGGCGCTTCGGATGCGCAAAAGGAGTCGATCGGTTTTGGACGGGGCAAGAAGACCGACGAAGCCGACAAGGCCGTCGAGCGCCTGTTCACGCCGGAATTCCGCAATCGCCTCGATGCGGTCATTCCGTTCGCGCCGCTGTCGCCGGACTCCATCGGTCGGGTGGTCGAGAAATTTGTCCTCCAGCTGGAAGCCCAGCTCATTGATCGCGGCGTGACCTTCGAACTGACGCCGGATGCCACGGCCTGGCTCGCTGAGCGCGGCTATGACAGCCGCTTCGGTGCTCGTCCGCTGGCCCGGGTCATCCAGGAGCACATCAAGAAGCCCCTGGCCGACCAGATCCTGTTTGGCGAGCTCAAGAAGGGTGGTCTTGTGAAGGTAGATGTCGACGCGGCCGACAGCGAACGCCTCGACTTCCATGTCACACCCGGTGACCGGCTCCTGCCGCGCAATGCCAAGAAAAAGGACAAGAAGGAAGAGGTCTGATTCTCACCTTTCTGTTCAATGAGAAACGGCGCCCCTCGGGGCGCCGTTTTTCGTTTCGGGCCAATTGCAGAGGGCTCAGCGGGATGCAGGTTGCGGCAAATGCACTGGCCTGGCGGCCTGTCTGATCCGGCCATTCCTGTACTCACGCGGCGTCATGCCGACGCTCTCCTTGAAGGCGCGGTTGAACGGGCCGATCGAAGCGAAGCCGCTGTCCAGGGCGACATCGAGGATACTGCCCGTGCCTTGCGGATTGGCCCGCAGCAGGTCTTTGGCGTGATTGATCCGGTAGCGGTTGATGAAACGATTGAAATTGCGCTCGCCCAGGCCAGCCGTGATGGCGCGGCTGATCCGGTAGTCAGGCTCGCGCAAATGTCGGGCGAGGGAGGCGACCTTGAGGTCCGGATCCAGATAGAGAGCATCGGCTTCCACCCGAGCGCGGATATATTCTCCCAATTCTTGATCGGCGCGCTTGTCGGCTTCGGACGAAGTGTGAGGCTGCCGGCCGGCTGCCAGCAGTGGGTTCCGGCTGCGCCAGACCACGCCAAATCCGGTGACCAGGAAAATGGTTGCGGCACACCCCGCTTGCAGGAGCGCCATCAGGGCTGGGTCGAAACGGGTCGAGTCGCCGTGATCCAGCAACATCACGCAAATCCCGACACCGAGCCCGAAACTGCCAAGGAAGGCGACGCGCAGACGACGCTCGGCGACCGGCGCCGATTGCGTCCAGCCGCGCAGACCTTCCCAAAAGGCCAGAACCAGCACGGTGGAAGACAACATCCCCTGGAAGCCATAAGTCGCCGCCGTGATCGCCTCCATGCCGGCAACCCCGAAGACGCGCTCCGCTGACGCCGCGGTCAGTAACTGGACCAGCACCGCGGGCAGGAAAATGCCGCTGACCACCAATGCTTGCGGCCAGCCGAACCTGACATCGGTGCGGAACAGGCCGCGGGCGACCAGCCAGATGCAGCTGCAGCTGGCACATCCAGCGACGATGAGGAGAGGGGTCAGTGCTGCGGGCGTGGATCCGAAAACTTCCCGGACCATGACCGCTGCCAGGCCGGTGCAGAAGCAGGCCCAGGCAATCTGCAATCCGCTGCGCTGCCGACGGGAGACCACGATCAGGATGGAGGCGATTGCCGCGATACAAATGGCGAATTTGATGGCGTTGGCGACTTCGAGCATTGGCAGCGCGTCCTTGGTCTTCTCGCCCCCCGGCGCAGCCCATGGTGTCGCACATTCCGGGCCAGGATCAAGCTTTGCACGGGTGAGGGCATAAAAAACCGGCCGATTTCCAAATCGGCAAGACCGCTGGTGTTGGGACGTATTGGTTAGGGGCACGGCCTCGGCTGGCCGTTTTTGTTGAATTTTTGCAAGGGTTAGATCATGTCCGACACCGCTGCCGTTCCGCCCCGGCTTCACCGTTTCACGCCGCAAGCCCTGTTGGGTGCCAGTGGTGTGCTCTGGTTCTCGATTGCCGCCGCCGGGCAATGGTTGTTCGCCTACTACATCATTGGCGCCTACGTCCCGCGCACGGCGACCGGTGAGTTCGAGCGCTGGAATGAGACCGGCCTGATTGACGGCTATGCCCAGGGCGACCTGATCGGCAATCTTGGCTTTATCTCCCACGTCCTGTTGGCGGCTTTTGTCAGCGTTTCTGGCGTGATGCAGCTTCTTCCCATTGTCCGGCGGCGTTTCCCGACCTTCCACCGCTGGAACGGCCGGGCGTACATGTCGGTCGCTGTTTTTCTGGCGGTCGGCGGCATCCTCCTGGTCTGGGTGCGTGGCACGCGCATGAATGATCTGGCCGCGTTGGGGACCACGATTGACGGCCTGTTGATCCTGGTGACCGCTGGTTTCACCTTGCGCCATGCAATCGCGCGCCGGATCGACCAGCATCGGCGCTGGGCCATGCGCCTGTTCGTTGTGGTCAATGGTGTGTGGTTTGTCCGGGTCGGCTATATGGCCTGGGCGATTGCCAGTGGCGGGGCCGGTATGAGCCGTTCCTTGAATGGCCCGGCGGATATCCTGATGCCCTATGCCGCCTTCCTCGTTCCGCTCGTCCTGCTCGAATTCTACATGCGGGCCCGCGACAGCCGGTCGTCGGGTTTCAAGCTGGCAGTAACCGGCGCCATCGCGCTTGGCGCGGGTATCACGGCGCTTGGCCTGTTCGGAGCCTGGATGATGATGTGGTCACCGAATATCGCGTATTGAGCAAGCAGCCGCGGTCGGTCTGCTCAGAGGGTCTGTTGGGCTCGGCGTTCCTGCCGGTGCAGATTGAACGCAAGATGCACCAGCAGCGCGCCAAGGCCGAGCAGGCCGACCCCGACGGCGATCCGCATATCGGAATCGAACCGATGGACCAGAGCGGTAACAAGCGACGCATAGATTGAAAAGGCGAGCGCGTGCCAGAGCCAGGCTTGCCAGCTGGACTGTCGACCAGGTGGTTCGGACCGGGCGCGGGTTGCAAGGTGGGCTTGGATCTCTTCCGCCGTCATGTCGAAACTGGCGGCCAGCGCCTTGACCGCTTCCAAGCTCGCCGTGCGTCCACTCTCGATCCGCTGGATCGTGCGTTCGCTGAGATCGCAAATCTGCGCCAGGTCCGCTTGTGACCAACCGCGCGAACGGCGGAGTGTTTTCAGGCTCATTTTGATCGTCGCTCCGATTTTGCGGGACCGTTTTAACCCATCAGGGTGGTGCCCGCCACGACACCAAGCCGACATCTGCCGCGCAGTTGTGGCGCTGGCGTGCGCCTGGCGGATTGAAGCCAATCGCAATGTCCCGCAAAACAGGGGCTCGTGATCGGATCGATGTCATGCTCCAAACCCGCCCTGAAGACATGCTGCGTGAGACGTTCGGCTTTCCTGGGTTTCGTCCGGGACAGTCGGATATCGTCGACCACATCCTTGCCGGACGTCCGACACTGTGTGTGATGCCGACCGGGGCCGGCAAATCAATCTGCTACCAGCTTCCGGCGCTGATGCTGGACGGGATGACGGTCGTGATCTCGCCGCTGACAGCGCTGATGGATGACCAGGTCGCCGCGCTGCAGGCCAATGGTGTCGCCGCCGCCGCGATTCATTCCGGTCGTGATCGCGTCGACAATGTCGAGACCTGGCGCCAGGTCCAGTCGGGTGATGTGCAATTGCTCTACCTGTCTCCGGAACGCTTGATGACGCCGCGCATGCTGGCTGCGCTGGAAGCGCTGGATCCGGCCATGTTTGTCGTCGACGAAGCGCATTGCATTTCCAAATGGGGGGCGAGTTTCCGCCCGGAATATGAAGACTTGTCGAAATTGTGCGCCCGCTTCCCGTCGGCGCGGCTGGCGGCCTTTACCGCGACAGCCGATGAGGCGACGCGCCAGGACATTGCCGACAAGCTGTTCGGTCAGGGGGGCGAGATCGTGGTGCACGGTTTCGATCGCCCGAATCTCACTCTCGGCGTCGCCGCCAAGGCGTCGTGGAAATCCCAGCTGCTGGAATTCCTTGATGACCGCCGTTCCGAGTCCGGCATCATCTATTGCCTGTCACGCAAATCGACCGAAGAGGTTGCCGGCTTGTTGCGCGAGGAGGGGTTCAACGCCTTGCCTTACCATGCCGGCCTGTCTCCCGAGACCCGGCGCGAGAACCAGGAACGCTTCATGGCCGAGGAAGCGGTCGTGATGGTGGCGACCATCGCCTTCGGGATGGGCATCGACAAGCCGGACATCCGCTACGTCTTCCATCTTCACATGCCCGGTTCCATGGAGGCCTATTATCAGGAAATCGGTCGCGCTGGCCGGGATGGCCAACCTGCGGAAACCATGATGCTTTTCGGCTTGTCCGATGCCCGCATGCGGCGCCAGTTCATCGATCAGGATGGTGAGGATGGCGAGCACAAAAGGCGCGAGCACAAGCGGCTCGACAGCTTGCTGGCCTACTGCGAAGCGACCCGTTGTCGCCGCATCTCACTGCTTGCCTACTTCGGCGAAACCGGCCGGCAGGCCTGTGGAAATTGTGACCTGTGTCTCGACCCGCCGGTGCTGATTGACGGCAGTCTGGACGCACAAAAACTGTTCTCGGCCATCCTCAGAACCGGGGAAATGTTCGGCGCCGCCCACGTCATCGACGTTCTGCGCGGTGCCGACACCGAGAAGGTTCGTGCCCGGGGCCATGATAGTCTTCCGACCTATGGGGTCGGCTCAGACCGTCCCAAACCGTTCTGGCAGGGTTTGATCCGACAGAGCGTGGCGGCGGGTCTGATTGAGATAGATATTCAGGGGTTTGGTGCGCTCAAGCTGGCGGGTGAGGCCCGCGCGGTCCTGAAAGGCGAGCAGACTTTCAAGATCCGTGAGATCAGCACCAAACCGCCCAAGTCGCGGCGCGCTCCCAAGTCGGCGAGCGTAGACCCGTCGACCGTGGATGCCACACTGCTTGCGGCGTTGAAGGCCAGGCGGCGCGAACTGGCCGCCGAGCGTAACGTGCCGGCCTATGTTGTCTTTTCCGATGCGACACTGATCGACATGGCGCAGCTCCGACCGACCAATCTGGAGCTCATGGCGTCAGTCAACGGGGTCGGGCCGAAGAAGCTTGAGACATTCGGACAGATTTTCCTCGACGTGCTGCAGGAGCATGGCGGACCCAATTGAGCCTGTTCCGGAATGGTGACTCTCGGCAGATTTCATGGAGAAATGTCGGCGGGTGACAGTCCGATGTCGGAGGCTTCGATGAAACAGCGAGATACGCCTTTCTACATCCTGATCGGATTGTTGTCGGTTCAGGTCGCCTATGGGCTCTACTGGGCCGGATATGACGTTTCGGCTCGACTGGATCTCTGGGAAAATCAGGCCTTGGCCACCGCCTTTGTGCACAGCCTGACGATGACCCAGGAAGTGTTTTTCTTTTCGCATGTGGCCCTGAACATGGTGGCGCTCGGACTGACTCTCGCCGGACGGCACTGGGCGCTCCCCGTCTTTATCCTGTCTTTTGTCTGCGATCGTGCGGACTGGGTCATCATGGGCAGTAACAACCTGTTTTCAATCCTGGTTGATGTCGACACGTGGGCCCTGTTTTCCTTCACGCTACAGGGCGCGATCATCGCCCTGTTGGTCTTTCTGAGATTTGAAGGGCGATTGCGCTGACCGCAATCAGGGCATCGTGATCTCCGCGGCGATGCGCCTGGCTTGATCCTCGAGGACTGCCATGTCCGCCTGTCCGCCGCCATGAGCTCCCAGTGCGACACCATCCTGTCGTGGAATGATATGGAAATGGACGTGAAAGACCGTCTGGCCCGCCGGTGCGCCGTTGAACTGGGTCAGGATGATGCCGTCCGGCCTGAGGGCTGACTTCACGGCATTTGCGATGCGCTTGACGCGTAGAATGGCGGCTTGCAGGGCGCCGTCTGTCATCTCCAGCGCGTTGCGGGCGGCCTCGCGCGGAACAACAAGTACATGTCCGGGCGCTTGGGGAAAAATGTCC
The window above is part of the Maricaulis maris MCS10 genome. Proteins encoded here:
- the recQ gene encoding DNA helicase RecQ, which gives rise to MLQTRPEDMLRETFGFPGFRPGQSDIVDHILAGRPTLCVMPTGAGKSICYQLPALMLDGMTVVISPLTALMDDQVAALQANGVAAAAIHSGRDRVDNVETWRQVQSGDVQLLYLSPERLMTPRMLAALEALDPAMFVVDEAHCISKWGASFRPEYEDLSKLCARFPSARLAAFTATADEATRQDIADKLFGQGGEIVVHGFDRPNLTLGVAAKASWKSQLLEFLDDRRSESGIIYCLSRKSTEEVAGLLREEGFNALPYHAGLSPETRRENQERFMAEEAVVMVATIAFGMGIDKPDIRYVFHLHMPGSMEAYYQEIGRAGRDGQPAETMMLFGLSDARMRRQFIDQDGEDGEHKRREHKRLDSLLAYCEATRCRRISLLAYFGETGRQACGNCDLCLDPPVLIDGSLDAQKLFSAILRTGEMFGAAHVIDVLRGADTEKVRARGHDSLPTYGVGSDRPKPFWQGLIRQSVAAGLIEIDIQGFGALKLAGEARAVLKGEQTFKIREISTKPPKSRRAPKSASVDPSTVDATLLAALKARRRELAAERNVPAYVVFSDATLIDMAQLRPTNLELMASVNGVGPKKLETFGQIFLDVLQEHGGPN
- the phaP gene encoding phasin family protein (Members of this family are phasins (small proteins associated with inclusions such as PHA granules). Note that several different families of phasins have been named PhaP despite very little sequence similarity to each other.), with product MSNVEKTSTATQADAAKATAPGASKGASVQAKAVKATAKASPAKPKTATKPKSVPAKKAAPKKSTAAVKSSPSNPAPKATASAQTPKPAARASKSFAMNDTIESMTASSNEALKEGFEKTLKSVTEASNFQKETIDALIASATVAGKGFETANANAVTYAKSAAEDGVAVGKKLASAKSVQEVFEIQSEYTKSAMDNYLAEINKTSDLFSDLFKNSVKPLNDRVAAAMELAQVQR
- a CDS encoding helix-turn-helix transcriptional regulator, producing MSLKTLRRSRGWSQADLAQICDLSERTIQRIESGRTASLEAVKALAASFDMTAEEIQAHLATRARSEPPGRQSSWQAWLWHALAFSIYASLVTALVHRFDSDMRIAVGVGLLGLGALLVHLAFNLHRQERRAQQTL
- the clpS gene encoding ATP-dependent Clp protease adapter ClpS; this encodes MTERKHDDTGVEEGTGLATKTRPATKKPSLYRVLLLNDDYTPMEFVVEVLARIFRKSPEDAARIMLHVHQNGVGMCGVYTYEVAETKVAQVMDAARRAQHPLQCTMEKE
- the clpA gene encoding ATP-dependent Clp protease ATP-binding subunit ClpA codes for the protein MPSFSSDLEDSLHRALGYANERGHEFATLEHLLLALVDDQDGAAVMKACDVDLDELRATLTEYVDNELTELVVDDDEDAKPTAGFQRVIQRAVIHVQNAGREEVTGANVLVALFAERESHAAYFLAERDMTRYDAVNFISHGIGRKPGASEERAVRGTEPAEEPQKDGDALTAYTVNLNEKARNGGVDPLIGRDSEVERCVQVLCRRRKNNPLLVGDPGVGKTAIAEGIARKIVENQVPDVLEGATIYSLDMGSLLAGTRYRGDFEERVKQVVKELEEKDNAVLFIDEIHTVIGAGATSGGAMDASNLLKPALQSGNLRCMGSTTYKEYRQHFEKDRALVRRFQKIDVAEPSVPDAIKILQGLKTYFEDFHDVRFTNDALKSAVELSSRYMGDRKLPDKAIDVIDEAGAQMRLQPVSKRKKTIGVKEVEGIVATMARIPPKSVSKDDEQSLRNLETELKHVVFGQDEAISQLSTAIKLSRAGLREPNKPIGCYLFSGPTGVGKTEVTKQLADTMGVELQRFDMSEYMERHAVSRLIGAPPGYVGFDQGGLLTDGIDQHPHCVLLLDEIEKAHPDLFNILLQVMDNGTLTDTNGKKVDFRNVILVMTTNAGASDAQKESIGFGRGKKTDEADKAVERLFTPEFRNRLDAVIPFAPLSPDSIGRVVEKFVLQLEAQLIDRGVTFELTPDATAWLAERGYDSRFGARPLARVIQEHIKKPLADQILFGELKKGGLVKVDVDAADSERLDFHVTPGDRLLPRNAKKKDKKEEV
- a CDS encoding helix-turn-helix domain-containing protein, producing the protein MLEVANAIKFAICIAAIASILIVVSRRQRSGLQIAWACFCTGLAAVMVREVFGSTPAALTPLLIVAGCASCSCIWLVARGLFRTDVRFGWPQALVVSGIFLPAVLVQLLTAASAERVFGVAGMEAITAATYGFQGMLSSTVLVLAFWEGLRGWTQSAPVAERRLRVAFLGSFGLGVGICVMLLDHGDSTRFDPALMALLQAGCAATIFLVTGFGVVWRSRNPLLAAGRQPHTSSEADKRADQELGEYIRARVEADALYLDPDLKVASLARHLREPDYRISRAITAGLGERNFNRFINRYRINHAKDLLRANPQGTGSILDVALDSGFASIGPFNRAFKESVGMTPREYRNGRIRQAARPVHLPQPASR
- a CDS encoding HIT family protein, which codes for MSLDGQYDPDNIFAKILRGELPCVKVYEDAHVLAFMDIFPQAPGHVLVVPREAARNALEMTDGALQAAILRVKRIANAVKSALRPDGIILTQFNGAPAGQTVFHVHFHIIPRQDGVALGAHGGGQADMAVLEDQARRIAAEITMP
- a CDS encoding DUF2306 domain-containing protein; the encoded protein is MSDTAAVPPRLHRFTPQALLGASGVLWFSIAAAGQWLFAYYIIGAYVPRTATGEFERWNETGLIDGYAQGDLIGNLGFISHVLLAAFVSVSGVMQLLPIVRRRFPTFHRWNGRAYMSVAVFLAVGGILLVWVRGTRMNDLAALGTTIDGLLILVTAGFTLRHAIARRIDQHRRWAMRLFVVVNGVWFVRVGYMAWAIASGGAGMSRSLNGPADILMPYAAFLVPLVLLEFYMRARDSRSSGFKLAVTGAIALGAGITALGLFGAWMMMWSPNIAY